One window of the Rhinoraja longicauda isolate Sanriku21f chromosome 2, sRhiLon1.1, whole genome shotgun sequence genome contains the following:
- the LOC144605778 gene encoding sterile alpha motif domain-containing protein 9-like — translation MQGAGEGPGEETKMSKSCDLPHNVTEWTKEHVKSWVIDQLKLDQKYGEILYNKDVSGVVLVELKKANIIEMGIKAKPAFVMIRKRDEFIKQSKKTTKQTTIENLLPTGAGGSACKTPEVGDAEGQNNKSVTSNLAMNPSQQHHNTKSRPGSNSATDKVAQPNASSTKSGKSEIKRQECAQQMTDTVAKTQSDAESGARTFNLQSKENIAKPQCEPYPFDQRHIGSRYIQNYILPPETGPSNLIDPVHEFKLFNLPENATNEEVKKDMMKKFSNEVFKFSAACMNARTNGTIHFGVGDTKSGYGHGEIIGVSVESTEKYVDCLSNSFVVYFDQKDVADAKNCIRPPRFVEVLNPNQTLLGRFVIEVDIVPSSCTCESTLYYIHMLTKPDNKWMKSKEKHLFIRDGSSSRDILGTQNITERDAEHRKILIETLVDLVKRRKLAEEKPQRPTKNQEGYKLTRMITGGSDMLDSSYYEWYILVTNKSLQNQTRHFAFLNEINWFCVLEYDPDSVTSGTCHSYRKVRIANLHFPLHFQDIETSMSENIEKLKLYKQTSWIFCNGRSDLEDQTFKPLPPKQWYKEQAADVRKLVSFLCRPDIMPKGKFLVVFLLLSKVEEQRDPFLETFCSFYQELKGAEDIMCICESEQTFLRWKDLMQCTCDSQEVTNRCVSALSIKEINDTILKLKSVTRSTRRFLPSASSGSTVLQQKDEELLTALEVLCENECEETDIENDGNRFKEFQKSMEEQFYRGGKASWWNFYFSTKVPFIKRDRYVPLIELINATSSSEKCVKIISLFHHPGCGGTTLAMHVLWDSRKRFRCAVLRNSKEDLIEIGRQVIDLVTNGASYNSDYLPVLLLVDDFEELENVRVLHNSIQSAVAEKGLRIECPLVIILNCMRSQDPAKSSKMNPLDSIALKHLLTIAEQRLFEVKLEEIEKQHTKPEDFYSFMIMKSNFDEKYIENVVHNILKDLDVASKQAQLISFLALLNSYVKDSSISVSKCEAFLEFGQVKNTFWGPQKFEDVIGIYFTLLINTEVEEFGRYQGIRIIHPLIANRCLEELKSSYNLPKSQIVIMMLNKNIFLQRGIGKEKLLQDTYSMLLTRQRKEHGDEADTLFSPLIEAIQKEEGSDQVINVLTEASNKFDRNPFISQALARHLYLIKKDFDSALEWALKAKDKLNDNSYIRDTLGQVFKSKLKYRMDSIEADKKTVVTPSQLRELLGLAQSASEAFRESQQLTEMKEDRAYWLERRDRLKSDVYNTSGYLGEIEVSLYVIDIIRMIPFFRGKNKINKEQLMCFLSGNMNLQHIEKGNVDEELCSIIAEYNQYLINIQISMKKAFDFFEDYFVYFKTKNIERESAEFRIRKKVSDCFHKYTEVFYLSQLEKISARESKPKLSLTLELEDHKKFLELHKADRFAGLLEFLTNNHDRGDKMEEIVSKYKFILQNSTKNKLSKEKQNFILANIVLHCIKPNSEKIETYDQLRELLKEVLKDVGFDCGYIEPYFLGSLLFWPTKKNEIDENYRFLLKCITVTKQLFRGRYARMSRSKHPVAHFYLSKREGLKRFAHKAEIDQYFNKVRYLNSLWQSGEILKANEVKKLLLRMKGTTGEDNKVHIEFGSIRIPVRPVHLGKLRSGLSIENVSFYLGFSMDGPIAYDIETTD, via the exons ATGCAGGGCGCTGGGGAAGGTCCAG GTGAAGAAACAAAGATGAGCAAATCCTGCGATCTACCACACAATGTGACAGAGTGGACCAAAGAGCACGTAAAATCCTGGGTGATTGATCAACTGAAACTTGATCAGAAATATGGCGAAATACTGTACAATAAAGATGTCAGTGGAGTGGTGTTGGTGGAGCTTAAGAAAGCAAACATAATTGAAATGGGCATAAAGGCTAAACCAGCCTTCGTGATGATACGTAAACGTGATGAATTCATCAAACAGTCAAAGAAAACCACAAAGCAAACAACTATTGAAAATCTCCTTCCTACAGGTGCAGGTGGTTCTGCTTGTAAGACACCTGAGGTTGGTGATGCAGAGGGCCAGAACAATAAATCAGTTACCTCTAATTTAGCAATGAATCCATCACAACAGCATCACAATACGAAGAGCAGACCTGGATCCAACAGTGCTACAGACAAAGTAGCACAACCTAATGCCAGCTCGACAAAATCAGGGAAAAGTGAGATCAAACGACAAGAATGTGCACAACAGATGACTGACACTGTTGCAAAGACACAGTCTGACGCTGAATCAGGAGCCAGAACATTTAACCTGCAATCAAAAGAAAACATCGCAAAACCACAATGTGAACCATATCCATTTGACCAACgtcacataggttcaaggtataTACAGAACTATATCCTTCCTCCTGAAACAGGACCCTCCAATCTAATAGACCCAGTGCATGAGTTTAAGCTTTTTAATTTGCCTGAGAATGCAACAAATGAGGAGGTGAAGAAAGATATGATGAAGAAGTTTAGCAATGAAGTTTTTAAATTCTCAGCTGCATGTATGAATGCCAGAACAAATGGGACCATCCATTTTGGCGTAGGGGACACCAAAAGTGGATACGGACATGGTGAGATTATTGGTGTATCTGTGGAGAGCACAGAAAAATATGTTGATTGCCTTTCCAACAGTTTTGTGGTTTACTTCGATCAGAAGGATGTTGCAGATGCAAAAAATTGCATTCGACCACCCAGATTTGTGGAGGTTTTGAATCCAAATCAAACTTTGTTAGGAAGGTTTGTAATTGAAGTTGACATTGTACCAAGTTCCTGCACTTGTGAGTCTACGTTGTATTATATTCACATGTTGACTAAACCTGACAATAAATGGATGAAGAGTAAGGAGAAACACTTATTCATACGTGATGGAAGCAGCTCCAGAGATATACTGGGAACTCAAAATATCACAGAGAGAGACGCAGAGCACAGAAAAATTCTCATTGAGACATTGGTAGACTTGGTAAAGAGACGAAAACTTGCTGAAGAGAAACCACAAAGGCCAACAAAGAATCAAGAGGGCTACAAGCTGACTAGGATGATTACAGGTGGATCAGACATGCTCGATTCATCCTACTATGAATGGTACATATTGGTTACAAACAAATCACTGCAGAATCAAACTCGGCATTTTGCGTTTCTAAATGAAATTAATTGGTTTTGTGTGCTGGAATATGATCCTGATTCTGTGACCAGTGGTACATGTCATTCTTATCGTAAAGTAAGAATTGCGAATCTTCACTTCCCTCTTCATTTTCAAGATATTGAAACATCAATGAGTGAAAACATTGAAAAACTTAAATTGTATAAGCAAACGAGCTGGATCTTTTGTAATGGAAGATCAGACCTTGAAGATCAGACATTCAAGCCTCTGCCGCCGAAACAGTGGTATAAAGAACAAGCTGCAGACGTCAGGAAATTAGTTTCATTTCTGTGCCGACCAGATATAATGCCAAAGGGGAAATTTCTGGTAGTATTTTTGCTATTATCTAAAGTAGAAGAACAAAGAGATCCTTTCCTTGAAACTTTCTGTTCATTTTACCAAGAACTAAAAGGGGCAGAAGACATAATGTGCATCTGTGAAAGTGAGCAGACATTCTTGCGCTGGAAGGACCTCATGCAGTGCACATGTGATTCGCAGGAAGTTACAAATAGATGTGTTTCTGCCTTAAGCATTAAAGAAATCAATGATACAATTCTGAAATTAAAGTCAGTCACTCGGTCCACAAGGCGATTCTTACCCTCGGCATCTTCAGGGTCTACTGTTCTTCAACAGAAAGATGAGGAACTCTTGACTGCACTGGAAGTCCTGTGTGAAAATGAATGTGAGGAAACAGATATAGAAAACGATGGAAATCGGTTTAAGGAATTTCAAAAATCCATGGaagaacaattttacagaggtggcAAAGCATCGTGGTGGAATTTTTACTTTTCTACAAAAGTGCCATTTATCAAACGAGACCGTTACGTCCCTCTTATTGAATTAATTAATGCAACATCATCCTCTGAAAAATGTGTGAAGATTATCAGTTTGTTTCATCATCCAGGCTGTGGTGGGACAACTTTGGCCATGCATGTTTTGTGGGATTCAAGAAAAAGGTTTAGATGTGCTGTACTCAGGAACAGTAAAGAAGACCTTATAGAAATTGGAAGACAAGTCATTGATCTGGTTACAAATGGTGCTTCCTACAACTCTGATTACTTACCTGTATTACTTTTGGTAGATGACTTTGAAGAATTGGAAAATGTGCGTGTGTTACATAACTCAATTCAAAGTGCTGTTGCGGAGAAAGGTCTACGCATTGAGTGCCCGTTGGTAATTATTTTAAACTGCATGCGATCACAGGATCCAGCAAAAAGCTCAAAAATGAATCCGTTGGACAGTATTGCTCTAAAACATTTATTGACTATTGCAGAGCAACGATTATTTGAGGTAAAACTTGAGGAAATTGAAAAGCAACATACAAAACCTGAAGATTTCTACTCTTTCATGATCATGAAGAGTAATTTTGACGAAAAGTACATTGAAAATGTAGTCCATAATATTTTAAAGGACTTAGATGTTGCAAGCAAACAAGCACAGCTGATCTCATTTTTAGCTTTGCTAAACTCATATGTTAAAGATTCTTCAATATCAGTTTCAAAATGTGAAGCATTCTTGGAATTTGGACAAGTAAAGAACACATTTTGGGGTCCTCAAAAGTTTGAAGATGTAATAGGCATTTACTTTACCCTACTTATTAACACGGAAGTGGAAGAGTTTGGAAGATACCAGGGCATTCGGATCATCCACCCATTGATTGCAAATCGCTGCTTGGAAGAATTGAAGAGTTCTTACAATCTTCCCAAGAGCCAGATTGTCATTATGATGCTAAATAAAAACATCTTTCTCCAACGTGGAATTGGAAAAGAGAAACTTCTACAAGACACATACAGTATGTTGCTCACCAGACAGCGAAAAGAACATGGAGATGAAGCAGATACTCTGTTCTCTCCTTTAATTGAAGCAATACAGAAGGAAGAAGGAAGTGATCAAGTCATAAATGTTTTGACTGAAGCATCAAACAAGTTTGACCGCAATCCCTTCATTTCACAGGCATTGGCAAGACACTTATATCTGATTAAAAAGGATTTTGATTCAGCACTTGAATGGGCTTTAAAGGCTAAAGATAAGTTAAATGACAATTCATATATCAGAGACACACTGGGCCAAGTTTTTAAAAGCAAGTTAAAATACAGGATGGACTCGATTGAAGCTGACAAGAAAACTGTGGTGACTCCTAGTCAACTGAGAGAGCTCTTGGGCCTTGCGCAATCTGCTTCAGAAGCTTTCAGAGAATCCCAGCAACTGACAGAAATGAAGGAGGATAGAGCTTACTGGCTGGAACGGAGGGACAGATTAAAATCTGATGTTTACAATACTTCAGGTTATTTAGGAGAGATTGAAGTTTCTCTGTACGTTATAGACATTATCAGAATGATCCCATTCTtccgtgggaagaataaaataaataaagagCAATTAATGTGTTTCCTCTCGGGGAACATGAATCTTCAGCACATTGAAAAGGGAAACGTTGATGAAGAGTTATGTTCAATTATTGCAGAATATAACCAATACCTGATTAATATTCAGATATCtatgaaaaaggcttttgactTTTTTGAAGATTATTTTGTCTATTTTAAAACGAAGAACATTGAGAGAGAATCAGCTGAATTTAGGATTCGCAAAAAAGTTTCAGATTGTTTTCATAAATACACTGAAGTATTTTATTTATCACAGTTGGAAAAGATCTCAGCAAGGGAGAGCAAGCCCAAACTCAGCCTAACACTGGAGCTGGAAGATCACAAGAAGTTCTTAGAGCTCCACAAAGCAGACCGCTTTGCCGGTTTGCTTGAGTTCCTAACGAATAATCATGACAGAGGGGATAAAATGGAAGAAATTGTTAGTAAGTACAAATTCATTCTCCAGAATTCAACAAAGAATAAATTATCAAAAGAGAAACAAAACTTCATCTTGGCCAACATTGTGCTTCACTGTATTAAACCAAACTCTGAGAAAATTGAAACTTATGATCAACTTAGAGAACTTTTGAAGGAAGTACTGAAAGACGTGGGGTTTGATTGTGGTTACATTGAACCGTATTTCTTGGGTTCCTTATTATTTTGgccaacaaaaaaaaatgaaattgatGAAAATTACCGATTTCTTCTGAAATGCATAACAGTGACCAAGCAGTTATTTAGAGGGCGGTATGCACGAATGAGTCGTTCCAAACATCCTGTTGCACATTTCTACCTCAGCAAAAGAGAAGGGTTGAAGAGATTTGCTCACAAAGCAGAAATTGATCAATATTTTAACAAGGTGCGATACCTCAATTCCTTATGGCAGTCTGGAGAGATCTTGAAAGCAAATGAAGTCAAAAAGCTCCTCCTTCGCATGAAAGGTACAACAGGGGAGGATAACAAGGTGCACATTGAGTTTGGCAGTATCAGAATTCCTGTGAGACCTGTACATTTGGGCAAGCTGAGAAGTGGTCTCAGCATTGAGAATGTATCCTTTTACTTGGGATTCTCGATGGATGGACCTATAGCATATGACATTGAGACGACAGATTAG